One segment of Theobroma cacao cultivar B97-61/B2 unplaced genomic scaffold, Criollo_cocoa_genome_V2, whole genome shotgun sequence DNA contains the following:
- the LOC108663872 gene encoding ankyrin repeat-containing protein At5g02620-like → MAMERLRRAAEAGDIDELYNSIGEDADVLRRYDDVEFADTPLHVAAERGHADFAIAIMYLKPSFARKLNQGVFSPIHLALQQGHTSTVLRLLEVDKDLVRVKGKQGYTAFHFVVENESLELLAQFLKGCPACIEDVTIQKKTALHIAAEKHRFEALEILVRWLEKTHLYGKVSRKHLLNAKDTDGNTVLHIAASHIQPKMIGLLLDCKVDTKAVNLENLIALNVLERQRDGVIEDKEICLKILSDTEGSAGLSALFKPKAKAEPLHEKFRSRITFLEKAAIRALGPIMNMSVESMNAFLVALALIITATFESLLSPPGGVWQGNDPNGTRVGNSVMDVNTFLNFFGSLFCLAFMSFSLTIAILQLATGSSVIAILAEVLMVLLIRSLYYAWWTIRPAHDIYIYSKDPDIAGLVIALLIFSVLEANRWLFKIFKRLYLNHRM, encoded by the exons ATGGCGATGGAAAGGTTGAGAAGGGCTGCTGAAGCAGGAGATATCGATGAATTGTATAACAGTATTGGGGAAGATGCAGATGTCTTGAGGCGCTATGATGATGTAGAATTTGCTGATACTCCACTACACGTAGCTGCAGAGAGGGGCCATGCTGATTTTGCAATAGCGATCATGTACTTAAAGCCATCATTTGCTAGGAAGCTGAACCAAGGCGTCTTTAGCCCCATTCACCTTGCCTTGCAACAAGGGCACACGTCGACGGTTCTTCGTCTCCTGGAGGTTGACAAAGATCTTGTTCGCGTCAAAGGGAAACAGGGCTACACTGCTTTTCACTTCGTGGTTGAGAACGAGAGCCTTGAACTTTTGGCTCAATTTCTCAAAGGTTGTCCGGCATGCATCGAAGATGTAACAATTCAAAAGAAGACTGCCTTACATATTGCAGCAGAAAAACATAGATTTGAAGCTCTTGAAATCCTTGTGCGGTGGCTTGAAAAGACTCATCTCTACGGCAAAGTTTCAAGAAAGCACCTATTGAATGCAAAAGATACAGATGGCAACACGGTGTTACATATAGCCGCTTCCCATATTCAACCCAAG ATGATCGGGCTGTTATTAGACTGTAAGGTGGATACGAAGGCGgttaatttagaaaatttgattGCTTTAAACGTCCTTGAGCGCCAAAGGGATGGTGTAATTGAAGACAAAGAGATATGTTTGAAGATTCTAAGCGATACGGAAGGTTCTGCTGGTTTGAGTGCTTTATTCAAACCTAAAGCTAAAGCTGAACCCTTACACGAGAAGTTTAGATCAAGGATCACATTTCTGGAGAAAGCAGCAATTCGAGCATTGGGGCCAATCATGAACATGTCGGTTGAGAGTATGAATGCATTCCTAGTAGCGTTAGCACTGATTATAACAGCCACTTTTGAATCCTTACTCAGTCCACCGGGCGGTGTTTGGCAAGGCAACGATCCCAATGGCACTAGGGTTGGCAATTCAGTCATGGATGTGAatacctttttaaatttcttcGGGAGTCTCTTTTGTTTGGCTTTTATGTCATTCTCTCTTACCATTGCCATACTCCAACTTGCTACTGGTAGTAGTGTCATCGCGATTCTGGCTGAAGTACTAATGGTACTTCTAATCCGATCCTTATATTATGCGTGGTGGACTATAAGACCAGctcatgatatatatatatacagcAAGGATCCAGATATTGCAGGGCTCGTGATCGCTTTGCTTATTTTTTCAGTATTGGAAGCCAACAGATGgctctttaaaattttcaagagattGTATTTGAACCATCGAATGTAA